A region from the Vicia villosa cultivar HV-30 ecotype Madison, WI linkage group LG3, Vvil1.0, whole genome shotgun sequence genome encodes:
- the LOC131655328 gene encoding B3 domain-containing protein At3g19184-like, which produces MVATSYEESRRKRMEENRKRMEALNLHQLSQSLHKSSSPISKPSPSKPRTTEKQLVVVRRSGRVANLPAPVYKEILVDRVIIPRSRNSSGCSYDKFRDYSKRVYASDEAREEALVKAEKLQSELNSPHPIFIKTMLQSHVTGGFWLGLPVHFCRKNLPKKDEVMTLIDEDGNETPATYLAQKTGLSGGWRGFSIAHKLADGDAIIFELVKRTTFKVYIIRVNGPSFRG; this is translated from the exons ATGGTGGCTACATCGTATGAAGAGAGTCGCCGGAAAAGAATGGAAGAGAATCGGAAGAGGATGGAGGCTCTTAATCTTCATCAGCTCTCTCAATCCCTTCACAAATCATCTTCTCCCATTTCAAAACCCTCGCCGTCGAAGCCTCGCACCACGGAGAAGCAGCTTGTGGTTGTAAGAAGATCCGGCCGTGTCGCCAACCTGCCTGCTCCTGTTTACAAAGAA ATTCTTGTTGATCGCGTTATAATACCTAGAAGTAGaaattcaag TGGATGTAGTTATGATAAGTTCAGGGATTATTCGAAACGTGTATATGCTTCCGATGAAGCTCGAGAGGAAGCATTGGTCAAGGCTGAGAAGTTGCAGTCCGAGTTAAACTCACCGCATCCGATTTTTATCAAGACAATGCTTCAATCTCATGTCACTGGTGGTTTCTGGCTG GGTCTTCCAGTTCATTTCTGCAGGAAAAACCTTCCAAAAAAGGACGAAGTGATGActttgattgatgaggatggaaatGAGACTCCAGCTACATATTTGGCTCAAAAAACAGGACTTAGCGGTGGATGGAGAGGTTTTTCTATTGCTCATAAACTTGCTGACGGGGACGCTATAATTTTTGAATTAGTTAAACGCACTACATTTAAG GTGTACATTATTAGAGTGAATGGCCCATCATTTAGAGGTTAA
- the LOC131655327 gene encoding B3 domain-containing protein At5g42700-like, with the protein MVAKMVADSYEDSRRKRMEENRKRMEALNLPQLSRSLHKSSSPISKPSPSKSRTVKKELVVVRRSGRVANLPAPVYKEILIDRVVMPGRSSRGGYNMYRDYSKRVYASDEARVEALDKAEKLQAELNSKHPIFIKTMLQSHVTGGFWLGLPVYFCKQNLPEKDEVMTLIDEDGDEYSTTYLAYKTGLSAGWRGFAIAHKLADGDALIFELVNRTTFKVYIIRVNGSPSEGEELE; encoded by the exons ATGGTGGCAAAAATGGTGGCAGATTCTTATGAAGATAGCCGTCGCAAGAGAATGGAAGAGAATCGGAAGAGGATGGAAGCTCTCAATCTTCCTCAACTCTCTCGATCCCTTCACAAATCATCTTCTCCCATTTCAAAACCCTCGCCGTCCAAATCTCGCACCGTCAAGAAAGAGCTCGTCGTCGTTCGAAGATCCGGCCGTGTCGCCAACTTGCCTGCTCCTGTTTACAAAGAA ATTCTAATTGATCGCGTTGTAATGCCGGGAAGATCTTCAAG aGGAGGTTACAATATGTATAGGGACTATTCGAAGCGTGTATATGCTTCCGATGAAGCTCGAGTGGAAGCGTTGGACAAGGCGGAGAAGTTGCAGGCCGAATTAAACTCGAAGCATCCAATTTTTATTAAGACGATGCTTCAATCTCATGTCACTGGTGGATTCTGGCTG GGCCTTCCAGTTTATTTCTGCAAGCAAAACCTTCCAGAAAAGGACGAAGTGATGAccttgattgatgaggatggagatGAGTATTCAACTACATATTTGGCTTATAAAACAGGACTTAGCGCTGGCTGGAGAGGTTTTGCCATTGCTCATAAACTTGCTGATGGGGACGCTTTAATTTTTGAATTAGTTAATCGCACTACATTCAAG GTGTACATTATTAGAGTGAATGGCAGTCCTTCAGAGGGTGAAGAGCTCGAGTAA